One region of Metallosphaera sedula DSM 5348 genomic DNA includes:
- a CDS encoding DUF3211 domain-containing protein yields the protein MERSITITTTYDKRSLISILSDPTFVLPRLFPPIKSVSRGENSFDGEGRFMTTKFHMHGTVIVRDDIVYGFYLSAGGSQGNGRLIFTFNNNEINLKLEYQGKMEKLSGLFFIDRWFSDFASKLNEEIKAEVIKRRL from the coding sequence ATGGAAAGATCTATCACAATAACTACAACTTATGATAAAAGATCATTAATTTCTATACTCTCCGACCCTACCTTTGTTCTTCCAAGGCTCTTCCCACCTATAAAGAGTGTAAGTAGAGGAGAGAACTCCTTTGATGGAGAAGGAAGGTTTATGACCACAAAATTCCACATGCACGGAACAGTAATCGTGAGGGACGATATTGTATACGGCTTCTATCTTTCAGCAGGAGGGAGCCAAGGGAACGGTAGGCTCATATTCACGTTTAACAATAACGAGATCAACCTTAAGCTAGAGTATCAGGGAAAAATGGAGAAATTATCGGGACTATTCTTCATAGACAGGTGGTTCTCTGATTTCGCATCGAAATTGAACGAGGAAATAAAAGCTGAGGTAATTAAACGAAGGCTTTAG
- a CDS encoding thiamine-phosphate synthase family protein encodes MDEERKSILDELDRAVKEFVSHELTYLLIPEVRTNVGYAIRNAKDASDVAAIPGRITTAFQRAIYCLPPAFGASDHIARVILTAMKYNPETRSAINLAYYPQFLKLNPYIFDRSQEPPGQKPVERKTMNFMIEKAVQDTGRVPEFIVDKGDFGKEPGLFILGGTPTEVISKAIHLLSLL; translated from the coding sequence ATGGACGAGGAAAGAAAGTCAATCTTGGATGAATTAGACAGAGCAGTTAAGGAATTTGTTTCCCATGAGCTGACATACCTCTTGATACCGGAGGTGAGGACCAACGTGGGTTACGCGATTAGAAACGCCAAGGATGCAAGTGACGTGGCGGCCATCCCAGGGAGAATAACCACAGCTTTCCAAAGGGCAATCTACTGCCTTCCGCCAGCCTTCGGTGCGTCTGATCACATAGCGAGAGTTATCCTCACCGCGATGAAATATAATCCTGAAACGAGAAGCGCCATTAATCTCGCGTATTACCCACAATTCCTAAAGTTAAACCCCTACATTTTTGACCGTTCTCAGGAACCGCCAGGACAGAAACCAGTGGAGAGAAAGACCATGAACTTCATGATAGAGAAGGCTGTACAAGACACGGGAAGAGTACCTGAATTCATTGTGGATAAGGGAGATTTTGGCAAGGAACCTGGACTGTTCATTCTAGGAGGAACTCCCACTGAGGTGATCAGCAAAGCGATTCATCTACTCTCGTTACTTTGA
- a CDS encoding PadR family transcriptional regulator, whose translation MKMNLERLRRGALKFLIMDALHHKPMHAYEIMKTIEGKFNGVYKPSPGSLYPVLKNLIREGLVKVEERDGKKVYSLTDEGLKKWTEAKANINSILSTPVDYKKLVSMLFDISLVLYSYRDKMFDEKVYNQVSSALLECRAKIERILESQSNESR comes from the coding sequence ATGAAGATGAATTTAGAGAGGCTGAGGCGGGGGGCGTTAAAGTTTCTCATAATGGACGCACTTCATCACAAACCTATGCACGCATATGAGATCATGAAGACCATAGAGGGTAAGTTCAATGGAGTCTATAAGCCAAGTCCTGGTTCCCTTTATCCTGTACTCAAAAACTTGATCAGGGAGGGGCTAGTTAAGGTGGAAGAACGTGACGGTAAGAAAGTATACAGTCTAACTGACGAAGGTCTCAAGAAATGGACTGAGGCTAAAGCTAACATAAATTCCATACTTTCAACCCCTGTGGATTACAAGAAGCTGGTAAGCATGCTCTTTGATATCAGTCTGGTTCTTTACAGTTACAGGGACAAAATGTTTGATGAAAAGGTATACAACCAGGTAAGCTCAGCCCTTTTAGAGTGTCGTGCTAAGATTGAGAGGATCTTGGAGTCTCAAAGTAACGAGAGTAGATGA